A genomic region of Mitsuaria sp. 7 contains the following coding sequences:
- a CDS encoding dipeptidase has translation MKPSLLPVLNALGVLDNPNRQLQPSSQPSSQPSSQSHSQPGSQPAPGDRRAMAYASSAQDVDERSLDDALASGLYAVNVTLGHVAGSDDPRAATERDIAGWDAFIGTHPQLLKVGTGEDLATARRDGRIGVIYGFQNTEMLGADVAAVDHFADLGVRVIQLTYNGRNAVGCGATVPDDEGLSAFGAEVVERLQQRRVLVDLSHSSERTCLDALGLATRPVAITHTGCRAIADHPRNKSDTELRLLAERGGVVGLYFMPYLRLSGQPHADDLIAHLEHAIDICGEDHVGLGSDGGSTHYDDMAAYRRHLEEEIALRRSLGIGAPGETADVWLFLPDLCGPDQYQRLARLLSARGHRAARIEKILHGNFRRLMTETWE, from the coding sequence ATGAAGCCCTCGTTGCTGCCCGTCCTGAATGCGCTGGGTGTCCTGGACAACCCAAACCGGCAACTGCAGCCGAGTTCGCAGCCGAGTTCGCAGCCGAGTTCGCAATCGCATTCGCAGCCAGGCTCGCAGCCGGCTCCCGGCGACCGTCGCGCGATGGCCTACGCCAGCAGCGCGCAGGACGTCGATGAGCGCTCGCTGGACGACGCGCTGGCGTCGGGGCTCTATGCGGTCAACGTGACGCTGGGACATGTCGCCGGCAGCGACGATCCGCGCGCCGCCACGGAGCGCGACATCGCCGGCTGGGACGCCTTCATCGGCACGCATCCGCAACTTCTGAAGGTAGGCACCGGAGAGGACCTCGCCACCGCGCGCCGGGACGGCCGCATCGGCGTCATCTACGGTTTCCAGAACACGGAGATGCTGGGCGCCGACGTGGCGGCCGTGGACCACTTCGCCGACCTGGGCGTGCGGGTGATCCAGCTGACCTACAACGGTCGCAACGCGGTCGGCTGCGGCGCGACGGTGCCGGACGACGAGGGCCTCAGCGCCTTCGGCGCCGAGGTCGTCGAGCGGCTGCAGCAGCGGCGCGTGCTGGTCGACCTGAGCCACAGCAGCGAGCGCACCTGCCTGGACGCGCTGGGTCTGGCCACGCGTCCGGTCGCGATCACGCACACCGGCTGCCGCGCGATCGCCGATCATCCGCGCAACAAGAGCGATACCGAGCTGCGGCTGCTCGCCGAGCGGGGCGGTGTGGTCGGGCTCTACTTCATGCCCTACCTGCGCCTGAGCGGCCAGCCGCATGCCGACGATCTGATCGCGCATCTGGAGCACGCGATCGACATCTGCGGCGAGGATCATGTCGGTCTGGGATCCGACGGCGGCAGCACGCACTACGACGACATGGCCGCCTATCGCAGGCACCTCGAGGAAGAGATCGCGCTGCGCCGCAGCCTGGGCATAGGCGCGCCGGGCGAGACGGCGGACGTGTGGCTGTTCCTGCCGGACCTGTGCGGACCGGACCAGTACCAGCGGCTGGCGCGGTTGCTGTCGGCGCGCGGCCACCGCGCGGCGCGCATCGAGAAGATCCTGCACGGCAACTTCCGCCGGCTGATGACGGAGACCTGGGAATGA
- a CDS encoding TetR/AcrR family transcriptional regulator: MPTKTAKAVARTEQVLKVAYPDDRAETKRLILAQALSAFNARGIEATTIDDLRAASGQSVGTIYHHFKNKEGVVAALLFAAVDDQSRAIAARIGGLEDSHAVVDALITAYVEWITEHPDLARFYFIAREVVAGGPFGDELRARMATRYGPIDACFARDVKYGRVMPLPEELIPALVLGAAEWYSRSWLAGRRLASPADRGAILAEAAWRSIARHI; this comes from the coding sequence ATGCCCACGAAGACCGCCAAGGCCGTCGCGAGGACCGAGCAAGTACTGAAGGTCGCCTACCCGGACGACCGCGCCGAGACCAAGCGGCTGATCCTGGCGCAGGCCCTGTCCGCGTTCAACGCCCGCGGCATCGAGGCCACGACGATCGACGACCTGCGCGCCGCCAGCGGCCAGAGTGTGGGCACGATCTATCACCACTTCAAGAACAAGGAAGGCGTGGTCGCGGCGCTGCTGTTCGCGGCGGTCGACGACCAGAGCCGCGCCATCGCGGCGCGCATCGGCGGGCTGGAGGACAGCCATGCGGTGGTCGACGCCCTGATCACCGCCTATGTGGAGTGGATCACCGAGCATCCGGACCTCGCGCGCTTCTATTTCATCGCCCGCGAAGTCGTCGCGGGCGGGCCGTTCGGCGACGAGCTCCGCGCGCGGATGGCGACCCGTTACGGGCCGATCGACGCGTGTTTCGCGCGCGACGTGAAGTACGGGCGGGTGATGCCGCTGCCGGAGGAGCTGATCCCGGCGCTCGTGCTGGGTGCGGCGGAGTGGTACAGCCGTTCGTGGCTGGCGGGACGCCGGCTGGCGAGCCCGGCGGATCGCGGGGCGATCCTGGCCGAGGCCGCCTGGCGGTCGATCGCCCGGCACATCTGA
- a CDS encoding phosphohydrolase has product MTDSPRAWIRLPSGAALDLINPSPDAWTDEDLALRLARTYRWGGESVWPWPLSVAQHSLLVLALRRQWAEEDGEPLSPALQRAELLHDAEEGFLGFDCISPLKRVLGEPFRVVGDRLLMAIAIRYQLPAWTPETHATHKRADSTAAATEAVRCTGWSEREVREVLGITHPVLDVDPLQAAYGGTPWEPWPSDIAAGRFLEALRRLNT; this is encoded by the coding sequence ATGACCGACAGCCCCCGCGCCTGGATCCGCCTGCCCTCCGGGGCCGCGCTCGACCTGATCAATCCGTCTCCCGACGCGTGGACCGACGAGGACCTCGCGCTGCGCCTGGCTCGCACCTACCGCTGGGGCGGTGAATCCGTCTGGCCCTGGCCCTTGTCGGTCGCGCAGCATTCGCTGCTGGTGCTCGCGCTGCGCCGCCAATGGGCGGAAGAGGACGGCGAACCGCTGTCCCCCGCGCTCCAGCGCGCCGAGCTCCTGCACGACGCGGAGGAAGGCTTCCTCGGTTTCGACTGCATCTCGCCGCTCAAGCGCGTGCTGGGCGAGCCGTTCCGAGTCGTCGGCGACAGGCTGCTGATGGCGATCGCCATCCGGTATCAATTGCCTGCGTGGACGCCGGAAACGCACGCGACGCACAAGCGCGCCGACAGCACCGCCGCCGCGACCGAAGCCGTGCGCTGCACGGGCTGGTCCGAGCGCGAGGTGCGCGAGGTGCTGGGCATCACCCACCCGGTGCTGGACGTGGATCCCTTGCAGGCCGCGTATGGCGGAACGCCGTGGGAGCCGTGGCCGTCGGATATCGCAGCCGGTCGGTTCCTGGAAGCACTGCGCCGGCTCAATACCTGA
- a CDS encoding M15 family metallopeptidase, translating into MQAHLIESVGAAGKNRKADVESVQRLLTARQLYRGRVDGLCGPLTVDGILRFQRGFMSKPDGRVDPNGSTLKRLSAAAPATSTHAASPAARVAPAAASRPANAAASRPAATHTATSAPATSAGSTSAATPQHVAASGDAGSARALLTTLVPRPDAHTMNPGLVAVSSTYMVQSLGQPRHSYSQDCQPLTNEKLKKHIVSKSVGPFRATGLDLAVDSLAAVMEDIRKEQPAVYAALGTAGMLCCRNIRGSTTGISNHSWGTAIDLTLNGVLDKRGDSKVQVGLTLIAPIFNRHGWYWGAAFRTEDAMHFEASRSLVSQWAPRLT; encoded by the coding sequence GTGCAAGCTCATCTCATCGAATCCGTCGGCGCCGCCGGCAAGAACCGCAAGGCCGACGTCGAATCCGTACAGCGTCTGCTGACGGCCCGTCAGCTCTACCGCGGCCGCGTCGACGGCCTGTGCGGCCCGCTGACGGTCGACGGCATCCTGCGCTTCCAGCGCGGTTTCATGAGCAAGCCCGATGGCCGCGTCGATCCCAACGGCAGCACGCTGAAGCGCCTGAGCGCCGCCGCCCCGGCCACCAGCACGCACGCCGCGTCGCCGGCCGCCCGCGTGGCGCCCGCTGCGGCCTCCCGCCCGGCCAACGCGGCCGCGTCGCGTCCCGCGGCCACCCACACGGCCACCTCGGCACCGGCCACCAGCGCCGGCAGCACCTCCGCCGCGACGCCGCAGCACGTCGCGGCCAGCGGCGATGCCGGCAGCGCCCGCGCGCTGCTGACCACGCTGGTGCCGCGTCCCGACGCGCACACGATGAATCCCGGCCTGGTGGCCGTGTCGTCGACCTACATGGTCCAGTCGCTGGGCCAGCCGCGTCACTCGTACTCGCAGGACTGCCAGCCGCTGACCAACGAGAAGCTGAAGAAGCACATCGTGTCGAAGTCGGTCGGCCCCTTCCGCGCGACCGGCCTGGACCTGGCCGTCGACAGCCTGGCCGCCGTGATGGAAGACATCCGCAAGGAACAGCCCGCCGTGTACGCGGCGCTGGGCACCGCCGGCATGCTCTGCTGCCGCAACATCCGCGGCTCGACGACCGGCATCTCCAACCACTCCTGGGGCACGGCGATCGACCTGACCCTCAACGGCGTGCTGGACAAGCGCGGCGACAGCAAGGTGCAGGTCGGCCTGACGCTGATCGCGCCCATCTTCAACCGCCACGGCTGGTACTGGGGCGCCGCGTTCCGCACCGAGGACGCGATGCACTTCGAGGCCAGCCGCTCGCTGGTCTCCCAGTGGGCGCCGCGCCTGACCTGA
- a CDS encoding threo-3-hydroxy-L-aspartate ammonia-lyase, whose translation MSATSHTAATPVALPTYADVEAAARRIEGHAHRTPVLTSRTVDELFGAQVFFKCENFQRMGAFKFRGAFNALSRFTPEQRRFGVVAFSSGNHAQAIALSARILGMPSTIVMPKDAPAAKIAATRGYGGQIVLYDRYTEDRLQIGRDLAEKHGLTLIPPFDHPDVLTGQGTAAKELFDEVGALDAVFTPLGGGGLLSGTALSTRALSPKAKLYGVEPEAGNDGQQSFRSGTIVTIDTPRTIADGAQTPHLGDITFALIRQHVDDVLTATDAELVDAMGFFASRMKMLVEPTGCLGFAAAKAMKDQLKGQRVGIVISGGNVDMARFCELVGAAAAA comes from the coding sequence ATGAGCGCCACGTCCCACACCGCCGCCACGCCGGTGGCCCTTCCGACCTACGCCGACGTCGAGGCCGCCGCCCGTCGCATCGAAGGCCACGCGCATCGCACGCCGGTGCTGACCTCGCGCACCGTCGACGAGCTGTTCGGCGCGCAGGTGTTCTTCAAGTGCGAGAACTTCCAGCGCATGGGCGCCTTCAAGTTCCGCGGCGCGTTCAACGCGCTGTCGCGCTTCACGCCGGAGCAGCGCCGCTTCGGCGTGGTCGCGTTCTCGTCGGGCAACCACGCGCAGGCGATCGCGCTGTCGGCGCGCATCCTCGGGATGCCGTCCACCATCGTCATGCCCAAGGACGCGCCCGCGGCCAAGATCGCCGCGACGCGCGGCTACGGCGGCCAGATCGTCCTCTACGACCGCTACACCGAGGACCGCCTGCAGATCGGCCGCGACCTGGCCGAGAAGCACGGCCTGACCCTCATCCCGCCGTTCGACCACCCCGACGTGCTGACGGGGCAGGGCACCGCCGCGAAGGAGCTGTTCGACGAGGTCGGCGCGCTCGACGCCGTCTTCACGCCGCTGGGCGGCGGCGGCCTGCTGTCGGGGACCGCGTTGTCGACCCGCGCGCTGTCGCCGAAGGCGAAGCTGTACGGCGTCGAGCCCGAGGCGGGCAACGACGGCCAGCAGTCGTTCCGCAGCGGGACCATCGTCACCATCGATACGCCGCGCACCATCGCCGACGGCGCGCAGACGCCGCACCTCGGCGACATCACCTTCGCGCTGATCCGCCAGCATGTCGACGACGTCCTCACCGCCACCGACGCGGAACTGGTCGACGCCATGGGCTTCTTCGCGTCGCGGATGAAGATGTTGGTCGAGCCGACCGGCTGCCTGGGCTTCGCCGCCGCGAAGGCGATGAAGGACCAGTTGAAGGGCCAGCGCGTCGGCATCGTGATCAGCGGCGGCAACGTCGACATGGCGCGCTTCTGCGAACTGGTGGGCGCCGCAGCCGCGGCTTGA
- a CDS encoding gamma carbonic anhydrase family protein has product MPLSPYLDTAPVLAERVFVHESAQVIGDVTLGPDSSVWCNAVLRGDVNRIVIGTGTNVQDLTMGHVSHKHPKKPEGSPLIIGDHVTIGHSVILHGCRIGNECLIGMGSIVMDDVVIEDRVMLGAGSLVSPGKVLKSGHLYMGRPAMPVRELTADEIAYLKYSAEHYIRVKDNYLGA; this is encoded by the coding sequence ATGCCGCTGTCCCCTTACCTCGATACCGCCCCGGTGCTCGCCGAGCGCGTCTTCGTCCATGAATCCGCCCAGGTGATCGGCGACGTCACCCTCGGTCCCGACAGTTCGGTCTGGTGCAACGCGGTGCTGCGGGGCGACGTGAACCGCATTGTGATCGGCACCGGCACCAACGTGCAGGACCTGACGATGGGGCATGTCTCGCACAAGCACCCGAAGAAGCCGGAAGGCTCACCGCTGATCATCGGCGACCACGTGACGATCGGCCATTCCGTCATCCTGCACGGCTGCCGCATCGGCAACGAGTGCCTCATCGGCATGGGCAGCATCGTGATGGACGACGTCGTCATCGAGGACCGCGTGATGCTGGGCGCCGGCAGCCTGGTGTCGCCGGGCAAGGTGCTCAAGAGCGGCCACCTCTACATGGGCCGGCCCGCGATGCCCGTGCGCGAACTCACCGCCGACGAGATCGCCTACCTGAAGTACTCCGCCGAGCATTACATCCGGGTGAAGGACAACTACCTGGGCGCCTGA
- a CDS encoding alpha-ketoglutarate-dependent dioxygenase AlkB, which produces MDQSSLFDDLDPPADALPEGMAYRSGFLSPDEEGALIALIRSLPLEAAQYKEYTARRRVVSYGGSFDYDTNRLRPAQSLIEELQPLRQRVAEWAGIAPEALVHALVAEYSPGTPLGWHRDVPDFEEIFGVSLGASAMLRFRPYPPNAPNGPKRADVIKVSVEPRSIYALRGPSRWAWQHSVAPVERLRRSITFRTARRDR; this is translated from the coding sequence ATGGACCAGTCCAGCCTCTTCGACGACCTCGACCCGCCCGCCGACGCGCTGCCCGAAGGCATGGCGTATCGCTCGGGCTTCCTGTCGCCGGACGAGGAAGGCGCGCTGATCGCGTTGATCCGCTCGCTGCCGCTGGAAGCTGCGCAGTACAAGGAATACACCGCGCGACGCCGCGTCGTCAGCTACGGCGGCAGCTTCGACTACGACACCAACCGGCTGCGCCCGGCGCAGTCGCTCATCGAGGAACTGCAGCCGCTGCGACAGCGCGTCGCGGAATGGGCAGGCATCGCACCGGAGGCGCTCGTGCATGCGCTGGTGGCCGAGTACTCGCCCGGCACGCCGCTGGGCTGGCACCGCGACGTGCCGGACTTCGAAGAGATCTTCGGCGTCTCGCTGGGCGCGTCCGCGATGCTGCGCTTCCGTCCCTATCCGCCCAATGCGCCAAATGGGCCCAAGCGCGCCGACGTCATCAAGGTGAGCGTCGAGCCGCGGTCGATCTATGCGCTGCGAGGACCGTCTCGATGGGCGTGGCAGCACAGCGTCGCGCCGGTGGAGCGGCTGCGTCGGTCGATCACGTTCCGCACCGCGCGGCGGGATCGATGA
- a CDS encoding VOC family protein gives MTTLATTVRSTLNHLSFPSHDVPATAAFFEQFLGFAVLAMGSSRVVKKDALDIVLEDARDRDVTWPGNFHIGVEVSTLTDLERIHADMLVAGVPMETKLISHARGSRFFCWMPGRLMLEVNTREDAAPEFRRTFASQQG, from the coding sequence ATGACCACGCTTGCTACGACCGTCCGTTCCACGCTCAACCATCTGAGCTTCCCCTCCCACGACGTCCCCGCGACCGCTGCCTTCTTCGAGCAGTTCCTCGGCTTTGCCGTGCTCGCCATGGGCAGCAGCCGCGTCGTGAAGAAGGACGCCCTCGACATCGTCCTCGAGGACGCCCGCGATCGCGACGTCACCTGGCCCGGCAACTTCCACATCGGCGTCGAAGTCTCGACGCTGACGGACCTCGAACGCATCCACGCCGACATGCTCGTCGCGGGTGTGCCGATGGAAACGAAGCTGATCTCGCATGCGCGAGGATCGCGCTTCTTCTGCTGGATGCCGGGGCGGCTGATGCTCGAGGTCAACACCCGCGAGGACGCGGCACCGGAATTCCGCCGGACCTTCGCGAGCCAGCAGGGCTGA
- a CDS encoding DUF1801 domain-containing protein yields MIDARIAELGDWRGEMLARLRKLMKEAVPGVEETWKWRGTPVFERNGQICTGETYKEVVKMTFAKGAKLPDPGKLFNSSLDGNARRAIDIRKGEKIDETALKALFQAAAALNDAAAKPKKAKPAA; encoded by the coding sequence ATGATCGATGCCCGCATCGCCGAGCTCGGCGACTGGCGCGGCGAGATGCTCGCGCGCCTGCGCAAGCTGATGAAGGAGGCGGTGCCGGGTGTCGAGGAGACGTGGAAGTGGCGAGGCACGCCGGTGTTCGAGCGCAACGGCCAGATCTGCACCGGCGAGACCTACAAGGAGGTCGTGAAGATGACCTTCGCGAAGGGGGCGAAGCTGCCGGACCCGGGCAAGCTCTTCAATTCGAGCCTGGACGGCAATGCGCGCCGCGCCATCGACATCCGCAAGGGCGAGAAGATCGATGAGACGGCGCTGAAGGCGCTGTTCCAGGCGGCCGCGGCGCTGAACGACGCGGCCGCCAAGCCGAAGAAGGCCAAGCCGGCGGCTTGA
- a CDS encoding VOC family protein: MDITIHSTFLPHTDPEESLAFYRDGLDFEIRKDVAFGGNRWITIGPKGRPDTSIVLFPPNATPGLTDEEKRTIAEMMAKGTYAMLLLGAKDLDETFQRLQSRDAEIVQEPIDQPYGVRDFGVRDPAGNMIRIQQLKN; encoded by the coding sequence ATGGACATCACCATCCACTCGACCTTCCTGCCGCACACCGACCCCGAGGAATCGCTGGCCTTCTACCGCGATGGACTGGACTTCGAGATCCGCAAGGACGTCGCCTTCGGCGGCAACCGCTGGATCACGATCGGGCCCAAGGGCAGGCCGGACACCTCCATCGTCCTGTTCCCGCCGAACGCCACGCCCGGCCTCACCGACGAGGAGAAGCGCACCATCGCCGAGATGATGGCCAAGGGCACCTACGCGATGCTGCTGCTGGGGGCGAAGGACCTGGACGAGACCTTCCAGCGCCTGCAGTCGCGGGACGCGGAGATCGTGCAGGAGCCGATCGACCAGCCCTACGGCGTGCGCGACTTCGGCGTGCGCGACCCGGCCGGCAACATGATCCGTATCCAGCAGCTCAAGAACTGA